Proteins from one Cyprinus carpio isolate SPL01 chromosome B15, ASM1834038v1, whole genome shotgun sequence genomic window:
- the LOC109059504 gene encoding cullin-3-like yields the protein MTMDEKYVNNIWDLLKNAIQEIQRKNNSGLSFEELYRNAYTMVLHKHGEKLYTGLREVVTEHLINKVRDDVLNSLNNNFLQTLNQAWNDHQTAMVMIRDILMYMDRVYVQQNNVENVYNLGLIIFRDQVVRYGCIRDHLKQTLLDMIARERKGEVVDRGAIRNACQMLMILGLEGRSVYEEDFEAPFLEMSAEFFQMESQKFLAENSASVYIKKVEARINEEIERVIHCLDKTTEEPIVKVVERELISKHMKTIVEMENSGLVHMLKNGKTEDLACMYKLFSRVPNGLKTMCECMSSYLREQGKALVSEEGEGKNPVDYIQGLLDLKSRFDRFLQESFNNDRLFKQTIAGDFEYFLNLNSRSPEYLSLFIDDKLKKGVKGLTEQEVESILDKAMVLFRFMQEKDVFERYYKQHLARRLLTNKSVSDDSEKNMISKLKTECGCQFTSKLEGMFRDMSISNTTMDEFRQHLTSTGVSLGGVDLIVRVLTTGYWPTQSATPKCNIPPSPRHAFEVFRRFYLAKHSGRQLTLQHHMGSADLNATFYGPVKKEDGSDMVGGAQVTGCNARKHILQVSTFQMTILMLFNNREKSTFEEIQQETDIPERELVRALQSLACGKPTQRVLTKEPKSKEIESGHVFTVNDQFTSRLHRVKIQTVAAKQGESDPERKETRQKVDDDRKHEIEAAIVRIMKSRKKMQHNVLVAEVTQQLKARFLPSPVVIKKRIEGLIEREYLARTPEDRKVYTYVA from the exons GTACGAGACGATGTGTTAAACTCCCTGAACAACAACTTTCTGCAAACACTGAATCAAGCCTGGAATGACCACCAGACAGCTATGGTGATGATCAGAGACATCTTGATGTACATG GACCGGGTGTATGTTCAGCAGAATAACGTAGAGAACGTCTATAATCTAGGTCTCATCATCTTCAGAGACCAGGTGGTTCGTTACGGCTGCATTCGGGACCATCTGAAGCAGACCTTACTCGACATGATTGCCCGTGAGAGGAAAGGGGAGGTGGTGGACAG GGGTGCCATTCGTAACGCTTGTCAGATGCTGATGATTTTGGGCTTGGAAGGACGGTCCGTCTATGAAGAGGATTTCGAGGCCCCATTCTTAGAAATGTCTGCTGAATTCTTTCAG ATGGAAAGTCAGAAGTTTTTAGCTGAGAACAGTGCGAGCGTGTACATAAAGAAAGTGGAGGCACGGATAAACGAGGAAATAGAGCGAGTGATACACTGTCTGGATAAAACGACGGAGGAGCCGATTGTGAAGGTGGTGGAGAGAGAGCTGATCTCCAAACACATGAAGACCATCGTAGAGATGGAGAACTCGGGCCTGGTGCACATGCTCAAGAATGGGAAGACAGAAG ATCTGGCCTGCATGTACAAGCTGTTCAGCAGAGTGCCGAACGGCCTGAAGACCATGTGCGAGTGTATGAGCTCCTATCTGAGGGAGCAGGGCAAAGCTCTGGTGTCTGAGGAAGGAGAAGGCAAGAACCCCGTTGACTACATCCAG GGTCTTCTGGATCTGAAGTCACGGTTTGATCGCTTCTTGCAAGAGTCCTTTAACAACGACCGTTTATTCAAGCAGACCATTGCAGGGGACTTCGAGTATTTCTTGAACCTGAACTCTCGTTCGCCCGAGTATCTCTCGCTCTTCATTGACGACAAGCTGAAGAAAGGAGTGAAAGGA CTGACGGAGCAGGAGGTGGAGTCGATCTTGGATAAAGCCATGGTGCTGTTCAGGTTCATGCAGGAGAAGGACGTGTTCGAGCGCTACTACAAGCAGCACCTGGCCAGAAGACTCCTCACCAACAAGAGCGTGTCTGACGACTCGGAGAAAAACATGATCTCGAAGCTCAAG ACGGAGTGTGGCTGTCAGTTCACATCTAAACTGGAAGGCATGTTCAGGGACATGAGCATCTCAAACACAACCATGGATGAGTTTCGGCAGCACCTCACGTCGACAGGG GTGTCTTTAGGTGGCGTCGACCTCATAGTGAGGGTGCTAACGACGGGATACTGGCCGACCCAGTCAGCGACTCCCAAATGTAACATCCCCCCTTCACCAAGACATGCTTTCGAGGTCTTTAGAAG ATTTTATTTAGCCAAGCACAGCGGTAGGCAGCTCACATTACAGCATCACATGGGTTCAGCAGACCTCAATGCCACCTTCTACGGGCCAGTCAAAAAG GAGGATGGCTCAGATATGGTCGGCGGGGCTCAGGTCACAGGCTGTAATGCCAGGAAGCACATCCTGCAGGTTTCCACATTCCAGATGACAATCCTCATGCTTTTCAACAACCGAGAGAAGTCCACATTCGAG GAGATCCAGCAGGAGACGGATATCCCGGAGAGAGAGCTGGTGCGGGCGCTGCAGTCTCTGGCCTGTGGAAAGCCCACGCAGCGAGTCCTCACCAAAGAACCCAAGTCTAAAGAGATCGAGAGCGGCCACGTCTTCACTGTCAACGACCAGTTCACCTCCAGACTGCACAGAGTCAAGATTCAAACAG TTGCAGCCAAGCAGGGAGAATCAGACCCCGAGAGGAAGGAGACGCGACAGAAAGTGGATGATGACAGGAAACACGAGATTGAGGCGGCTATCGTTCGGATCATGAAGTCCAGAAAGAAGATGCAGCACAATGTTTTAGTAGCAGAG GTAACCCAGCAGCTGAAGGCGCGATTCCTTCCCAGTCCTGTGGTCATTAAAAAGCGTATTGAAGGACTTATCGAGAGAGAATACTTGGCAAGAACACCAGAAGATCGCAAAGTGTACACATACGTAGCATGA